Proteins encoded by one window of Sardina pilchardus chromosome 7, fSarPil1.1, whole genome shotgun sequence:
- the LOC134088128 gene encoding NACHT, LRR and PYD domains-containing protein 3-like produces MVSKLEDKVMTFMKTELKRLKKLLSDDYPESPCDEEEDEEDQRDARDGALKIAVHILRNMSQEILAQQLEKYGLLSRCQQELKNRLAKKCQRVCEGIPKQGKSTFQEKIYTELYITEGESVEVNTEHEVRQIEMVSKKQVTTEEKVIKYTDIFKPLPGQDKAIRTVLTKGVAGIGKTVSVQKFILDWTEDKANQNIHFIFPLPFRELNLMKDKHFTLLDFIHHIFIETKDFAFSNKDRYNIAFIFDGLDESRLPLDFKHNECIYSITESASVDVLLTNLIQGNLLPSALVWITSRPAAANQIPPECVNQVTEVRGFSDPQKEEYFRKKITKEKLANRIITHLKSSRSLYIMCHIPVFCWMAATVLESIMTEAESGEIPNSLTQMYTHFLIIQSKHRSQKYENMWNQKTILSLGKLAFQQLEKGNLIFYDKDLRDCGIDVRQASVYSGVCTQIFREEAGLYQGKVFCFVHLSIQEFLAALYVFLTFQNTGINILDQQPRGVFSFQKKNNENINDLYKTAVNLALNSKHGHLDLFLRFLLGLSLESNKKYLQDLQPRSGSSSLHTEEAVKYIKEKIRETTSPERCINLFHCLNELNDHSLVEEVQGYLRKDNEYREDLSLSQLSALAFVLLMSDQELEEFNLQDYGGYGSPATSDAGLLRMLPVVKTSKIVKLQCCKLTVESCAALSSALRSNSSSLRQLHLSSNNVGDSGVELLSTGLEHPNCRLETLRLRDCSLTVKSCAALSSALRSNSSSLRQLHLSDNNVGDSGVELLSTGLEHPNCRLEILELQNCKLTERSCSSLAAALISNPSSLRQLDLRYNTLQQSGVKLLSALQRDPTYKLTELKWDKCREQMPCVRNYT; encoded by the exons ATGGTCTCC AAGCTTGAGGACAAAGTCATGACCTTCATGAAGACGGAACTGAAGAGACTCAAGAAGCTCCTGAGTGATGATTACCCAGAATCCCcttgtgatgaagaggaggatgaggaggaccaGAGAGATGCCAGAGATGGAGCTCTGAAGATTGCAGTGCACATCCTGAGGAACATGAGTCAGGAGATCCTCGCTCAGCAGCTGGAGAAAT ATGgactgctttctagatgtcaaCAAGAGCTCAAAAATAGGCTCGCAAAGAAGTGTCAGAGAGTATGCGAAGGCATCCCAAAGCAGGGAAAGTCTACTTTTCAGgagaagatctacacagagctctacatcacagaagGGGAAAGTGTAGAGGTGAATACTGAACATGAAGTCAGACAGATTGAGATGGTATCCAAGAAACAAGTAACAACGGAGGAAAAAGTAATCAAATATACggacatcttcaagcccttacctggacaggaCAAAGCCATCCGAACTGTGCTTACAAAGGGAgtggctggcattggaaaaacagtctctgtgcagaagttcattctggactggactgaagacaaagcaaatcaaaatatccatttcatatttcctcttccttttcgGGAGCTGAACCTGATGAAAGACAAACACTTCACCCTTTTGGACTTCATTCATCATATCTTCATTGAAACAAAAGACTTTGCCTTCTCCAACAAGGACCGATACAACATTGccttcatctttgatggtctggatgaaagCAGACTTCCTCTGGATTTCAAGCACAATGAATGCATCTACAGCATAACAGAATCTGCCTCTGTGGATGTCCTTCTCACAAACCTGATCCAGGGgaatctgcttccctctgctcttgTTTGGATCacctcccgaccagcagcagccaatcaaattcctCCAGAGTGTGTGAATCAGGTGACAGAAGTCCGGGGTTTCAGTGACCCACAGAAggaggagtacttcaggaagaaaaTCACAAAAGAGAAACTGGCAAACAGAAtcatcacacacctgaagtcatccaggagcctctacatcatgtgccacattccagtcttctgttggatggCAGCCACTGTTCTGGAGAGCATCATGACTGaagcagagagtggagagatTCCAAACTCTTtgactcaaatgtacacacacttcctgatcaTACAATCCAAACATAGGAGTCAGAAGTATGAAAACATGTGGAACCAGAAGACCATTCTGTCACTGGGGAAACTGGCTTTTCAACAGCTGGAGAAGGGCAATCTGATCTTCTATGATAAGGACCTGAGGGATTGTGGAATAGATGTCAGACAAGCATCAGTGTACTCAGGAGTGTGCactcagatcttcagagaggaggctgggcTGTACCAGGGGAAAGTGTTCTGCTTTGTTCATCTGAGCATTCAGGAGTTTCTAGCAGCTCTATATGTGTTCCTCACATTCCAGAACACAGGGATCAATATACTGGATCAACAGCCAAGAggtgttttttcatttcagaagaaaaataatgaaaacatcAATGACCTATACAAGACTGCAGTGAATCTAGCATTAAACAGTAAGCATGGACACCTGGATCTTTTCCTGAGGTTTCTTCTGGGCCTCTCATTGGAGTCCAATAAGAAATACTTACAAGACCTGCAGCCAAGGTCAGGAAGCAGCTCATTACACACAGAGGAAGCAGTCAAGTACATCAAGGAGAAGATCAGAGAAACCACCAGCCCAGAGAGATGCATCAACCTGttccactgtctgaatgaaCTGAATGACCACTCTCTGGTGGAGGAGGTCCAGGGCTACTTGAGGAAGGACAACGAATACAGAgaggatctctctctttcccagctGTCAGCTCTGGCTTTTGTGCTGCTGATGTCAGACCAGGAACTGGAGGAGTTTAACCTGCAGGATTATGGGGGATATGGTTCACCTGCCACATCAGATGCAGGTCTGCTGAGGATGCTGCCAGTGGTCAAAACATCTAAAATAGTCAA gctgCAGTGTTGTAAACTCACAGTGGAGAGCTGTGCAGCTTTATcttcagctctcagatcaaactcttccagtctgagacagctgCACCTGAGTAGCAATAATGTgggagattcaggagtggagctgctttctactggtctggagcatccaaactgtagactggagacactgag GCTGAGGGATTGTTCCCTCACAGTGAAGAGCTGTGCAGCTTTATcttcagctctcagatcaaactcttccagtctgagacagctgCACCTGAGTGACAATAATGTgggagattcaggagtggagctgctttctACTGGTCTGGAGCATCCAAACTGTAGACTGGAGATACTGGA gctgcaGAACTGTAAGCTAACAGAGAGGAGCTGTTCATCTCTAGCTGCAGCTCTCATATCAAACCCCtccagtctgagacagctgGACCTGAGATACAACACACTGCAGCAGTCTGGAGtgaagctgctctctgctctacagagAGACCCCACATATAAACTGACTGAGCTAAA atgggataaatgcagagagcaAATGCCTTGTGTACGCAACTACACTTAA
- the LOC134088130 gene encoding GTPase IMAP family member 9-like — protein MNIGQFPPADLNSSSTLMERTGVIYQLATDPDLRIVLVGKAGAGSSAGNTILQREVFNPKLLPSLETSTCQKETAEFDGQILAVVDTPGLFHTRNTIEEMRTEIAKCISLSAPGPHVFLVVINGAGRFTAEEQETVDIIQEMFGEEAARYTMALFTHAGQLKADGLSIEHFIKGNADLCGFISQCGGGYHVFDNRDDNPSQARELLEKINTMVERNKGHYTKDRFRAAGEDQHNGGKE, from the exons ATGAACATCGGCCAATTTCCCCCAGCAGATCTCAACTCATCGTCCACCTTGATGGAACGGACAGGTGTTATTTACCAGCTAGCCACAG ATCCAGATCTCAGGATTGTGCTTGTTGGGAAAGCTGGAGCTGGGAGTTCAGCTGGGAACACCATCTTACAGCGGGAGGTCTTTAATCCCAAGCTACTGCCTTCCCTGGAAACATCAACATGTCAGAAGGAAACCGCAGAGTTTGATGGTCAAATACTGGCTGTAGTGGACACTCCAGGTCTCTTCCACACCCGTAACACTATAGAGGAGATGAGAACAGAAATTGCTAAATGCATCTCATTGTCTGCTCCTGGTCCTCATGTGTTCCTGGTTGTGATCAACGGGGCAGGCAGATTCACAGCAGAAGAGCAAGAAACAGTGGACATCATCCAGGAGATGTTTGGAGAAGAGGCAGCACGTTACACTATGGCCCTCTTCACCCACGCAGGCCAGCTGAAGGCAGATGGGCTCTCCATAGAACACTTCATTAAAGGCAACGCAGATCTGTGTGGCTTCATCAGTCAGTGTGGTGGTGGATATCATGTGTTTGATAACAGAGATGACAATCCCTCTCAGGCCcgagagctgctggagaagatcaaCACAATGGTGGAAAGGAATAAAGGCCACTACACCAAGGACAGGttcagagctgctggagaagatcaaCACAATGGTGGAAAGGAATAA